Proteins encoded by one window of Mycolicibacterium sp. ND9-15:
- a CDS encoding Dabb family protein: MFNVIRLIDVAEGAQRGRLLEDLRATAADSCAVRSLVQPTLPGVRNGGDILMHLRFDTADQWCSAATAFDSLLDAPEVTRINGAAYAGGPVSARDIPATVYRTLLLRVQPDTADATVARFEDDLRLLPRYVTSIATWQLSPVDSAVGTSAWTHVFEQEFRDLDGLTGPYLMHPIHWAYVDRWFDPECPEVIVRDRVCHSFCANG; this comes from the coding sequence ATGTTTAACGTCATCCGCTTGATCGACGTCGCCGAGGGGGCCCAGCGGGGCCGCCTGCTCGAGGACCTGCGGGCTACGGCGGCCGACAGCTGCGCTGTGCGTTCGCTGGTGCAACCCACGCTACCCGGTGTGCGCAACGGTGGAGACATCCTGATGCACCTGCGGTTCGACACTGCTGACCAATGGTGCTCGGCAGCAACCGCTTTCGATTCGCTGCTGGACGCTCCAGAGGTCACCCGCATCAACGGTGCCGCATACGCCGGCGGACCCGTCAGCGCCAGAGACATTCCCGCCACCGTTTACCGGACACTGCTGCTTCGGGTGCAGCCCGACACCGCCGACGCGACCGTCGCGCGGTTCGAGGACGATTTACGCCTACTCCCCCGCTACGTCACCTCGATCGCGACATGGCAGCTGAGCCCTGTCGACTCGGCGGTGGGCACCTCGGCATGGACCCATGTGTTCGAGCAGGAGTTCCGCGATCTCGACGGTTTGACCGGGCCGTATCTGATGCATCCGATTCACTGGGCGTACGTGGACCGCTGGTTCGACCCGGAATGCCCCGAGGTCATCGTCCGCGACCGCGTGTGCCACAGCTTCTGCGCCAACGGGTGA
- a CDS encoding SDR family NAD(P)-dependent oxidoreductase translates to MSGVLDGKTALVTGSSRGIGRAVAQRLSAEGATVVVTARSFEPSASVRGGAATALPGTIAETIDLIEQSGGKAIGIAADLDDADQRCRLVDEVIERTGGLDILVNNAGFADYACVEEMSLDTFDRTVEHYLRTPFVLTKAAVPHMRQRGAGWIVNIGSVTGVAPVRPYREYNKTSGDVVYASCKAALHRFTQGVAAELLDANIAVNCVGPSSAIRTPGASQLIPDTFPTEPVEYLAETVLAMCHLPAQERTGLVAFSLHYPWSQGLTVHSLDGATELPPLEPPATANPNIKPAGL, encoded by the coding sequence ATGAGCGGGGTTCTCGACGGTAAGACGGCACTGGTCACCGGAAGCAGCCGCGGTATCGGGCGTGCTGTGGCGCAACGCCTCTCGGCTGAAGGAGCCACCGTGGTCGTCACCGCGAGGTCGTTTGAGCCGTCGGCGTCGGTCCGAGGGGGCGCGGCCACAGCGTTGCCGGGCACGATCGCCGAGACGATCGATCTGATCGAGCAGTCCGGTGGTAAGGCCATCGGCATCGCGGCCGACCTCGACGATGCCGACCAGCGCTGCCGGCTGGTCGACGAGGTCATAGAGCGCACCGGGGGTCTCGACATCCTGGTCAACAACGCCGGTTTCGCCGATTACGCCTGTGTCGAAGAGATGAGCCTAGACACGTTCGACCGCACGGTCGAGCACTATCTGCGGACCCCGTTCGTGCTGACCAAGGCGGCCGTGCCGCACATGCGCCAACGGGGGGCGGGCTGGATCGTCAACATCGGCTCGGTCACCGGTGTCGCACCCGTGCGGCCGTACCGCGAATACAACAAGACGTCCGGTGACGTGGTCTACGCGTCCTGCAAGGCCGCGCTCCATCGTTTCACCCAGGGGGTCGCCGCGGAGTTGCTCGACGCGAACATCGCGGTGAACTGTGTCGGTCCCTCCAGCGCGATCCGGACGCCCGGCGCGTCGCAACTCATTCCGGACACCTTCCCGACCGAGCCGGTGGAGTACTTGGCCGAGACCGTGCTGGCGATGTGTCACCTGCCGGCGCAGGAGCGGACCGGGCTGGTGGCGTTCAGCCTGCACTATCCATGGTCACAGGGTTTGACCGTGCACAGCCTCGACGGCGCCACCGAGTTACCGCCGCTGGAGCCGCCGGCGACCGCCAACCCGAACATCAAACCCGCCGGCCTTTAG
- a CDS encoding alpha/beta hydrolase has protein sequence MTLDPQIADVIESLDAGFPPVHTMTGAQARATIRSRFVAPTEPEAIGEIRELTVPGDDASIPVRVYRPRSAERLPVLVYAHGGGFVFCDLDSHDALCRSLANLVPAVVVSVDYRLAPEARWPAAAEDMYAATRWVADHAADLGGDPDRIAVGGDSAGGNLAAVTAVMARDRGGPPLTAQLMLYPMIAANFDTESYRLYGKGFYNPRSALQWYWDQYVPSPADRAHPYASPLHARLDVLPPAVVVTAGHDPVRDEGIAYADALETAGVKVVRCPFDGGIHGFMTMPMLDIAHVARRSAAAELAALL, from the coding sequence ATGACTCTCGATCCTCAGATCGCCGACGTGATCGAGTCGCTGGATGCCGGCTTCCCTCCGGTGCACACCATGACCGGCGCGCAGGCACGGGCGACGATCCGCTCGCGCTTCGTCGCCCCCACCGAGCCCGAAGCGATTGGAGAAATCCGCGAACTCACCGTCCCCGGTGACGACGCGTCAATTCCAGTCCGGGTCTACCGGCCCAGGTCGGCAGAGCGATTGCCCGTCCTGGTGTACGCGCACGGCGGCGGATTCGTGTTCTGCGACCTCGACAGCCACGACGCGCTGTGCCGGAGTCTCGCGAACCTCGTTCCGGCCGTTGTCGTCTCGGTGGATTACCGGCTGGCGCCCGAGGCTCGGTGGCCGGCCGCGGCAGAGGACATGTACGCCGCGACGCGATGGGTGGCCGACCACGCGGCCGATCTCGGCGGCGACCCGGACCGAATCGCCGTCGGCGGTGACAGCGCCGGCGGCAACCTCGCCGCCGTCACCGCGGTGATGGCACGCGACCGCGGTGGACCGCCCCTGACCGCGCAGCTGATGCTGTACCCGATGATCGCAGCGAATTTCGACACCGAGTCGTATCGGTTGTACGGCAAGGGTTTCTACAACCCCCGCTCGGCACTGCAGTGGTACTGGGACCAGTATGTCCCCTCCCCCGCCGACCGCGCCCATCCGTATGCCTCACCGCTGCACGCACGCCTGGACGTGCTGCCGCCGGCGGTGGTGGTGACCGCGGGCCACGACCCGGTGCGCGACGAGGGCATCGCATATGCCGACGCGTTGGAGACCGCGGGCGTCAAGGTGGTGCGGTGTCCGTTCGACGGCGGGATCCACGGCTTCATGACGATGCCGATGCTCGACATCGCGCACGTGGCACGGCGTTCGGCCGCCGCCGAATTGGCCGCTCTGCTCTGA
- a CDS encoding flavin-containing monooxygenase, which yields MTGDPSVVERFGPKISHVPDPPERAGVTDGDTMAALVEEIIAALSTPRVDDVDPELFTRVLPVAVGSDVEDEFVALLLEQGGFQLSQPTLPRTVPIPETTTLAIIGAGIAGIITALAAADAGVNYQLFDRNDEVGGTWLTTTYPGIGVDTPSAYYSLSREVNPDWSSYYPQGAEYQDYLVGLADKYGLREHTRFGTEVEALWWDDERKQWQIHAVDRDGNRDVSYARVVVTAAGYLNRPRWPDVPGRESFEGTSIHSAMWDPSLSLAGKRVAVIGAGCTAVQIVDACVDEVSHLTVFQRQPHWVAPRKRPSDDVPEFRRYLGRHLPYYANWHRVKSYWATADNNYPVILRDPEWAKDHLSISQANDVLLQMCLDYINQTFGEGSELAQKVTPDFAPYGKRIIRDPGGYYAALTREHVDVEASEPAAVNANGIVTQDGRQIDLDVIVYATGYHLDFLSTLDIRGRDGAALRDEWGDSPRAYRGGTVPGFPNLFINSAPNYSPGHGAGANFSMEVMAHYIIESLQLMALRDATTMEVTREAYDEYVAQIDDAMSRTVWCHTPNAHTYYRSRSGRVVVATPYRLVDIWHQHRAPIEEHFVIR from the coding sequence ATGACGGGCGATCCGTCGGTGGTCGAGCGGTTCGGGCCCAAGATCTCCCACGTCCCCGATCCGCCGGAGCGCGCCGGGGTCACCGACGGCGATACCATGGCGGCGCTGGTCGAGGAGATCATCGCCGCGTTGAGCACCCCTCGAGTCGACGATGTGGATCCGGAGTTGTTCACCCGCGTCCTGCCCGTGGCGGTCGGCTCCGACGTCGAGGACGAATTCGTCGCGCTGCTGCTCGAACAGGGCGGTTTCCAGCTTTCACAGCCGACGCTGCCACGCACGGTGCCCATTCCGGAAACCACCACGCTGGCCATCATCGGCGCCGGTATCGCGGGCATCATCACCGCGCTGGCGGCCGCGGACGCGGGGGTGAACTACCAGCTCTTCGACCGCAACGACGAGGTCGGCGGCACGTGGCTGACCACGACGTATCCCGGAATCGGCGTCGACACACCGTCGGCGTACTACTCGCTGTCGCGAGAGGTGAACCCGGACTGGTCGAGTTACTACCCGCAAGGTGCGGAGTACCAGGACTATCTCGTGGGGCTGGCCGACAAGTACGGACTGCGCGAGCACACCCGGTTCGGCACCGAGGTGGAAGCGCTGTGGTGGGACGACGAGCGGAAGCAATGGCAGATTCACGCGGTCGACCGCGACGGTAACCGCGACGTCAGCTACGCCAGGGTGGTGGTCACCGCCGCCGGCTACCTCAACCGTCCGCGCTGGCCGGACGTCCCGGGCCGGGAGTCGTTCGAGGGCACCAGCATTCACTCCGCGATGTGGGACCCGTCGCTGAGCCTGGCGGGCAAGCGGGTGGCCGTCATCGGCGCCGGATGCACCGCTGTGCAGATCGTCGACGCCTGCGTGGACGAGGTGTCGCACCTGACCGTGTTCCAGCGTCAACCGCACTGGGTCGCGCCGCGCAAGCGGCCCTCCGACGATGTGCCGGAATTTCGTCGCTACCTCGGCAGGCACCTGCCCTACTACGCGAACTGGCACCGGGTGAAGTCCTACTGGGCGACGGCCGACAACAACTATCCCGTCATCTTGCGCGACCCCGAGTGGGCCAAGGATCACCTGTCGATCTCTCAGGCCAACGACGTGCTGCTGCAGATGTGCCTGGACTACATCAACCAGACATTCGGCGAGGGTTCGGAATTGGCGCAGAAGGTCACGCCGGACTTCGCGCCGTACGGCAAACGGATCATCCGCGACCCCGGCGGCTATTACGCGGCGCTGACCCGCGAGCATGTCGACGTGGAGGCCAGCGAACCGGCGGCGGTGAACGCCAACGGAATTGTCACGCAGGACGGCAGGCAGATCGATCTCGACGTGATCGTCTACGCCACCGGTTATCACCTGGACTTCCTGTCGACCCTCGACATCCGGGGCCGCGACGGTGCGGCACTGCGCGACGAGTGGGGCGACAGCCCACGTGCGTACCGCGGCGGAACGGTGCCAGGATTCCCGAACCTGTTCATCAACTCCGCGCCGAACTACAGCCCCGGCCACGGTGCGGGCGCGAACTTCTCGATGGAAGTGATGGCGCACTACATCATCGAGTCCCTGCAACTCATGGCGTTGCGTGACGCGACCACGATGGAGGTGACGCGGGAGGCCTACGACGAGTACGTCGCGCAGATCGACGATGCGATGTCGCGGACGGTGTGGTGTCACACGCCGAACGCGCACACCTACTACCGCTCCCGCTCGGGTCGCGTCGTGGTCGCCACCCCGTATCGGCTGGTCGACATATGGCATCAGCATCGCGCGCCGATCGAAGAACACTTCGTGATCCGATGA
- a CDS encoding acyl-CoA synthetase codes for MQLDAVVGQARRHTLGDIPRRSARKQPDKTAIIDGDVTLTFAEFDALVDRAAAALRDNGFRPGDRVALLAHNCWQYAALAFATARAAVVLVPINFMLTAEEIAYILGHSKVGGFIVEAGLTATADAAMRIDGAVRTKAAIMPPNVSAPAGWDDFARWLTTTAPAPTPAIGDDQLLRLMYTSGTESRPKAVMHTSRSLLWQYVSTIVAGSMARDDVEIHSLPLYHCAQLDNFLITDIYLGATSIILPAPEPETVLRTIARYGVTNYFAPPTVWISLLRCPVFDEVDLSSLRKGYYGASAMPTEILGEIRDRLPNLRLWNFYGQTEMAPLASALGPDEQDAHPGSAGRPVVNVETTILDEHDTPVAPGVVGEIAHRSPHLMLGYLDDPDKTAEAFRGGWFHSGDLGYYDEHGLLHVVDRKKDMIKTGGENVASREVEEVMYRHSGIEEVAVFGLPHPTWVEAVVAAVVPRAGVGLTEDDVIAHCREHLAGFKTPKTVFFVDTLPKNPSGKLLKRHLRERFMAQAPSR; via the coding sequence ATGCAACTGGACGCTGTGGTCGGCCAGGCGCGCCGTCACACGCTCGGCGACATCCCCCGCCGGTCAGCCCGCAAGCAGCCCGACAAGACCGCGATCATCGACGGCGACGTGACACTGACGTTCGCCGAGTTCGACGCGCTGGTGGACCGGGCGGCCGCCGCGTTGCGGGACAACGGCTTCCGGCCAGGCGACAGGGTGGCGCTGCTGGCGCACAACTGCTGGCAGTACGCCGCGCTGGCATTCGCCACCGCCCGCGCGGCCGTGGTCCTGGTCCCGATCAACTTCATGCTGACCGCCGAGGAGATCGCCTACATCCTCGGCCACAGCAAGGTCGGCGGGTTCATCGTCGAAGCCGGCTTGACGGCGACCGCCGACGCCGCGATGCGCATCGACGGCGCCGTACGGACCAAGGCAGCGATCATGCCGCCGAACGTGAGCGCCCCCGCGGGCTGGGACGACTTCGCCCGGTGGCTTACCACGACCGCACCCGCCCCCACACCGGCCATCGGCGACGATCAGTTGCTGCGGTTGATGTACACCAGCGGTACCGAGTCGCGGCCAAAGGCGGTGATGCACACCAGTCGCAGCCTGCTGTGGCAGTACGTCAGCACCATCGTCGCCGGTTCGATGGCCCGCGACGACGTCGAGATCCACTCGCTGCCGCTCTACCACTGCGCACAGCTGGACAACTTCCTGATCACCGACATCTATCTCGGTGCGACGAGCATCATCCTGCCCGCACCCGAACCCGAGACGGTGCTGCGCACGATCGCGCGCTACGGGGTGACGAACTACTTCGCGCCGCCGACGGTGTGGATCAGCCTGCTGCGCTGCCCCGTCTTCGACGAGGTGGATCTGTCCAGCCTGCGCAAGGGCTACTACGGTGCGTCGGCGATGCCGACCGAGATCCTCGGCGAAATCCGGGACCGGCTACCCAATCTGAGGTTGTGGAACTTCTACGGCCAGACGGAGATGGCTCCACTGGCATCGGCGCTGGGACCCGACGAGCAGGACGCGCATCCCGGTTCGGCGGGGCGCCCGGTCGTCAACGTGGAAACCACGATCCTGGACGAACACGACACACCCGTCGCGCCGGGCGTGGTGGGTGAGATCGCTCACCGCAGCCCACATCTGATGCTCGGCTACCTCGACGACCCGGACAAGACCGCCGAAGCGTTCCGCGGCGGCTGGTTCCACTCCGGCGATCTCGGCTACTACGACGAGCACGGGCTGCTGCACGTCGTCGACCGCAAGAAGGACATGATCAAGACCGGTGGTGAGAACGTCGCCAGCCGCGAGGTCGAAGAGGTCATGTACCGGCACAGCGGAATCGAAGAAGTCGCGGTGTTCGGGCTCCCGCACCCGACGTGGGTCGAGGCTGTGGTCGCGGCGGTCGTCCCCCGTGCGGGCGTCGGCCTGACCGAGGACGACGTGATCGCCCACTGCCGGGAACACCTTGCCGGGTTCAAGACGCCCAAGACCGTCTTCTTTGTCGACACCCTGCCGAAGAATCCAAGCGGCAAACTACTCAAACGTCACCTCCGCGAACGCTTTATGGCGCAAGCGCCGAGCCGCTGA
- a CDS encoding zinc-binding dehydrogenase — MKAVSCEQGNLSVVDLPTPVPARGQLLLEVRRCGICGSDLHAKDHAGELTGVMDEMGYRDFMRQDTPVVFGHEFCGEVLERGRGTSRQFRVGTPVVSFPLLRASGGVHMTGLSPLAPGAYAEHVLAEGALSFVIPNGLSLDTAALTEPMAVALHAVRRSEIRKRDVAIVIGCGPVGLAVICHLKALGVHTIVASDFSVTRRDMASRCGADIVVDPADESPYAVAGQSGAIVEAPQLFELGVGAMEKLRRLPGWSHLYRIADTIGATAPKRPVIFECVGVPGIIDGIVGAAPLQSRVIVAGVCMGTDQLRPAMAIGKEIDMRFVFGYTPLEFRDSLHMLADGEVDASSLVTGTVGLDGVARAFEVLGTAEAHAKVLIDPQSNAVSP, encoded by the coding sequence ATGAAAGCGGTCAGCTGTGAGCAAGGGAATCTGTCGGTCGTCGACCTGCCGACGCCGGTACCGGCGCGCGGACAACTACTGCTCGAGGTGCGGCGGTGCGGCATCTGCGGATCCGACCTGCACGCCAAAGACCACGCCGGCGAACTGACCGGCGTGATGGACGAGATGGGTTACCGAGACTTCATGCGCCAGGACACCCCCGTCGTGTTCGGCCACGAGTTCTGCGGAGAAGTCCTCGAGCGAGGCCGCGGGACGAGCAGGCAGTTCAGGGTCGGCACACCGGTGGTCTCCTTTCCGTTGCTGCGCGCCTCGGGCGGGGTGCACATGACCGGATTGTCGCCGTTGGCACCCGGTGCCTACGCCGAGCATGTGCTCGCCGAAGGGGCGCTGAGCTTTGTCATCCCGAACGGTCTGAGCCTGGACACCGCGGCGCTCACCGAACCCATGGCGGTCGCCCTGCATGCCGTGCGCCGCAGCGAGATTCGCAAACGCGATGTCGCGATCGTGATCGGATGCGGACCGGTCGGGCTCGCGGTGATCTGCCACCTGAAGGCGCTCGGCGTACACACGATCGTCGCGAGCGACTTCTCGGTGACGCGCCGCGACATGGCGTCCCGATGTGGAGCGGACATCGTGGTAGACCCCGCCGACGAATCTCCATATGCGGTCGCCGGTCAGTCGGGCGCCATCGTCGAGGCTCCCCAGTTGTTCGAGCTCGGCGTCGGCGCGATGGAAAAGCTGCGCCGCCTGCCCGGTTGGTCACATCTGTATCGGATCGCCGACACCATCGGTGCGACGGCGCCCAAGCGTCCGGTGATCTTCGAGTGCGTCGGCGTGCCCGGGATCATCGACGGAATCGTCGGCGCCGCACCCCTGCAGTCGCGCGTCATCGTCGCCGGCGTCTGCATGGGCACCGACCAGCTGCGGCCGGCCATGGCCATCGGCAAAGAGATCGACATGCGCTTCGTGTTCGGTTACACCCCACTGGAATTTCGCGACTCACTGCACATGCTCGCCGACGGCGAGGTCGACGCATCGTCGCTTGTGACCGGCACGGTCGGCCTCGATGGTGTCGCCCGCGCGTTCGAGGTGCTCGGCACCGCCGAAGCTCACGCCAAGGTGCTCATCGACCCGCAGAGCAACGCCGTCTCGCCTTAG
- a CDS encoding zinc-binding dehydrogenase, protein MFTGRIARFDAPGKPFEIETVNLADVGPGEILIKVARTNICGSDLHAWHGTFATGGLGGQLPTVLGHEMVGAVEKLGEGVTADSNGVGLKKGSRVVFPYFFCCHRCRNCLAGRRNACLHLKMAMLGRADEPPHFVGGYGDYFLLPAGAVVYTVPDNVSDDVASGANCALSQVMYGLERVDQQLGETVVVQGAGALGLYAVAVAKARGAARVIAIDGVPERLELATAFGADSVIDINEAATVKDRVKLIRGLTDGHGADVVVEVVGAPAAIDEGLKMLGQFGRYAEIGNINIGKTFEFDPSRFVFANKTMVGVSLYEPSVLSRALNFLEQHRDTLPLHRLAAAQYPLESINEAFAAAEGKRDVRASIVPA, encoded by the coding sequence GTGTTCACAGGACGTATCGCGCGGTTCGACGCACCCGGCAAGCCCTTCGAGATCGAAACGGTCAACCTGGCCGACGTGGGACCCGGCGAGATTCTGATCAAGGTCGCCCGGACCAACATCTGCGGCTCCGACCTGCACGCCTGGCACGGCACATTCGCCACCGGTGGGCTGGGCGGACAACTCCCCACCGTGCTGGGCCACGAGATGGTCGGCGCCGTCGAGAAACTCGGCGAGGGTGTTACCGCGGACTCCAACGGTGTCGGCCTGAAGAAGGGCAGCCGGGTGGTGTTTCCGTACTTCTTCTGCTGCCACCGGTGCCGAAACTGCCTGGCGGGCAGGCGCAACGCCTGTCTGCACCTCAAAATGGCGATGCTCGGCCGCGCCGACGAACCGCCGCACTTCGTCGGGGGTTACGGCGATTACTTCCTGCTGCCCGCGGGCGCGGTGGTCTACACCGTACCCGACAACGTCAGCGACGACGTCGCCTCGGGCGCCAATTGCGCGCTGTCCCAGGTGATGTACGGCCTGGAGCGCGTCGACCAGCAACTCGGCGAGACGGTCGTCGTCCAGGGCGCCGGCGCGCTGGGCCTGTATGCCGTTGCGGTCGCCAAGGCGCGCGGCGCCGCCCGCGTGATCGCGATCGACGGGGTGCCCGAACGACTCGAGTTGGCAACGGCTTTCGGTGCCGACTCGGTGATCGACATCAACGAGGCCGCGACGGTGAAGGACCGGGTGAAGCTGATCCGCGGGCTGACCGACGGCCATGGCGCCGACGTGGTGGTGGAGGTCGTCGGGGCCCCGGCGGCCATCGACGAGGGCCTCAAGATGTTGGGCCAGTTCGGCCGCTACGCCGAAATCGGCAACATCAACATCGGCAAGACCTTCGAGTTCGACCCGTCGCGCTTCGTCTTCGCCAACAAGACGATGGTCGGCGTATCGCTGTACGAGCCGTCGGTGCTGTCGCGGGCGCTGAACTTCCTCGAACAGCACCGGGACA
- a CDS encoding IclR family transcriptional regulator yields MTSTVETPSAVLDRVALVLDAFDGPGRLTLAQIVRRTGLPRSSAHRMLERLVQLRWLRRNGRDYELGMRLVELGSLAVHQDRLHRAAVPLLHDLHRATGLVVHLAVLDGTDVVYLEKIGDRMAAAVPSRVGARHPAHCSAVGKAMLAYAEGLDCEAVDFGSRRTKYSIGSPAQLRSELTKVHTHGIAFDREEALTGFGCVAAPIGGEGEAVAAVSVCGPMNRMMFDQRLVAPVRMTAMGIWRNAEDGPQWVAPTLQQVRPLRGGPALRPVPTREPTLQYA; encoded by the coding sequence ATGACATCGACTGTCGAAACTCCCAGTGCCGTCCTCGACCGGGTAGCGCTGGTCCTAGACGCATTCGACGGACCGGGCCGGTTGACGTTGGCACAGATCGTGCGCCGCACCGGCCTTCCCCGGTCGTCTGCGCACCGCATGCTCGAACGTCTCGTGCAACTGCGCTGGCTGCGGCGCAACGGCCGCGACTACGAACTGGGCATGCGGCTCGTCGAGTTGGGCTCGCTCGCCGTGCACCAGGATCGGCTGCACCGGGCGGCGGTACCTCTGCTGCACGACCTGCATCGCGCCACCGGTCTCGTCGTCCATCTCGCCGTCCTCGACGGCACGGACGTCGTGTACCTGGAGAAGATCGGTGACCGGATGGCCGCGGCGGTTCCCAGCCGCGTCGGCGCGCGTCACCCCGCCCACTGTTCGGCGGTCGGAAAGGCGATGCTCGCCTACGCCGAAGGCCTCGATTGTGAGGCAGTCGATTTCGGCAGCCGCCGCACCAAGTACTCGATTGGCTCGCCCGCTCAGCTGCGCAGCGAGCTGACCAAGGTGCATACCCACGGCATCGCGTTCGATCGTGAGGAGGCGCTGACCGGATTCGGTTGTGTCGCAGCGCCTATCGGAGGCGAGGGCGAGGCGGTCGCGGCAGTGTCGGTGTGTGGGCCGATGAACCGGATGATGTTCGACCAGCGCCTCGTCGCGCCGGTGCGGATGACCGCCATGGGAATCTGGCGCAACGCCGAGGACGGCCCGCAGTGGGTCGCTCCCACCCTGCAGCAGGTGCGCCCGCTGCGGGGGGGTCCCGCCCTGCGACCGGTTCCGACCCGTGAGCCGACGCTGCAATACGCGTAG
- a CDS encoding NADH:flavin oxidoreductase, which yields MSVETMSDPFEPARLGPVRLRNRVIKAATSEGRSPDGLVTDDLIDFHVAFAKGGVGMTTVAYCCVSREGASAPGQIVMSKAALPGLRRLTDAVHGAGAAVSAQLGHAGIVAPKKLTGATPVAPSRFVNPTSFAYCREIARDEIRAVIEQFAVAAQVAVDADFDAVELHFGHLYLPSSFLSARINRRKDGYGGSIDNRSRLVREIAARVREVVGDRIAVIAKLDMDDGLPGSIWIDEALRTAQLLDADATLDAIELTQGSSVYKPMYLFRGDVPVKEFAEVMPPALRPGVRLAGKRIMGSYPYRNLYMLDAARQFVPVVRNTKLILLGGITNRDHIETGLREGFDFIAMGRALLREPDLVNTMITDPTARSRCNHNNKCMVTVFGRTHCVLDPEQRYGDIPKV from the coding sequence ATGAGCGTTGAGACGATGTCGGATCCGTTCGAGCCTGCCCGGCTCGGCCCGGTGCGGCTGCGCAACCGGGTGATCAAGGCCGCCACGTCGGAAGGTCGGTCGCCCGACGGGCTGGTCACCGACGACCTGATCGACTTCCATGTCGCCTTCGCCAAGGGCGGTGTCGGGATGACGACGGTCGCCTACTGCTGCGTGTCCCGCGAGGGCGCCAGCGCACCGGGCCAGATCGTGATGAGCAAGGCGGCGTTGCCCGGGCTCCGCAGGCTCACCGACGCCGTGCACGGCGCCGGCGCTGCCGTCTCCGCCCAACTCGGCCACGCCGGGATCGTCGCACCCAAGAAGCTCACCGGTGCCACACCGGTCGCGCCCAGCCGGTTCGTCAACCCGACATCGTTTGCCTACTGCCGCGAGATCGCCCGCGACGAGATCCGAGCCGTCATCGAACAATTCGCCGTGGCCGCCCAGGTGGCGGTCGACGCCGACTTCGACGCCGTGGAACTGCACTTCGGCCATCTCTACCTGCCGAGCTCCTTCCTGAGCGCACGCATCAACCGTCGAAAGGACGGCTACGGCGGTTCGATCGACAACCGGTCCCGGCTCGTCCGGGAAATCGCGGCGCGCGTCCGGGAAGTCGTGGGCGACCGGATTGCGGTCATCGCCAAACTGGATATGGACGACGGGCTGCCCGGCAGCATCTGGATCGACGAGGCTCTGCGGACCGCGCAGCTGCTCGACGCCGATGCCACGTTGGACGCCATCGAGCTCACCCAGGGGTCATCGGTTTACAAGCCGATGTACCTCTTCCGCGGCGATGTGCCGGTCAAGGAGTTCGCCGAGGTGATGCCGCCGGCGCTGCGCCCCGGTGTCCGGTTGGCGGGCAAGCGGATCATGGGCAGCTACCCGTACCGGAATCTGTACATGCTCGATGCGGCAAGGCAATTCGTGCCCGTAGTCCGCAATACCAAGCTGATCCTGCTAGGCGGTATCACCAACCGCGACCATATCGAGACGGGTCTGCGCGAGGGATTCGACTTCATCGCCATGGGGCGGGCGCTGCTGCGCGAGCCGGACCTGGTCAACACGATGATCACCGATCCGACGGCCCGTAGCCGCTGCAACCACAACAACAAGTGCATGGTCACCGTCTTCGGCCGCACCCACTGCGTGCTCGATCCCGAGCAGCGCTACGGCGACATCCCGAAGGTGTGA